A section of the Salmo salar chromosome ssa05, Ssal_v3.1, whole genome shotgun sequence genome encodes:
- the LOC106594454 gene encoding protein atonal homolog 1, translating to MTAKTELSGWTDYTTEDFPLIQQSKVDPLASRTRVTSPGGQSLYSTRETGHYAHSGSMDLSLEKLMSVSKLTDSGVTIEMDLDTVPGDQGEGGNGTQQDHHPGPQKHRRVAANARERRRMHGLNKAFDTLRSVIPSDNNKLSKYDTLQMAQIYIQELSALLTGVVKPEGRGGSRSGCASPDIDHLIPARRTLLGSLSPEPLRGGGGGMTGISNTLQDSLSQQPQNKRLVGDQENNGPVGHLIILSAPKSDLGSGNKRVSNTSNGSDGESSHYSDFEDGQAGRR from the coding sequence ATGACAGCTAAAACAGAACTGTCCGGCTGGACAGACTACACAACCGAGGACTTCCCCCTGATACAACAGTCTAAAGTGGATCCTCTCGCATCCAGAACCAGGGTAACATCTCCAGGAGGACAGTCTCTATACTCAACCAGAGAAACGGGCCATTACGCGCACAGCGGCTCCATGGATCTCTCACTGGAGAAACTCATGTCGGTGAGTAAACTAACGGACAGTGGTGTCACGATAGAGATGGACCTGGATACAGTACCTGGGGACCAGGGAGAAGGAGGAAACGGTACGCAGCAGGACCACCACCCGGGCCCGCAGAAACACCGGCGAGTCGCGGCTAACGCCCGGGAGAGACGGAGAATGCACGGACTGAACAAGGCGTTTGACACGTTGCGGAGCGTGATTCCGTCCGATAATAATAAATTGTCAAAGTATGATACTCTCCAGATGGCTCAGATTTACATCCAGGAACTTTCGGCGCTGCTTACCGGGGTGGTGAAACCAGAGGGTCGGGGAGGGTCACGGAGTGGATGCGCCTCACCAGACATAGACCACCTTATCCCGGCTAGGAGGACCCTTCTGGGGTCTCTCTCTCCAGAGCCCTTGCGGGGTGGTGGTGGCGGGATGACTGGGATCAGCAACACCCTGCAGGACTCCCTCTCCCAGCAGCCTCAGAACAAGAGACTGGTCGGAGATCAGGAGAACAATGGCCCCGTCGGTCACCTCATCATTCTGTCTGCGCCTAAATCTGATCTAGGATCGGGGAATAAGAGGGTGTCTAATACTTCTAACGGGAGTGATGGGGAGTCGTCGCATTACAGTGACTTTGAGGACGGACAGGCCGGCAGACGGTGA